From Pseudodesulfovibrio nedwellii:
GCGGTGCCTCCATCATAGACGGAAGCATTGGCGTATTCCATGCCGAGCAGGCGGGTTACGGCGGTCTGGTATTCGAAGATCGCCTGGAGTGTACCCTGTGATGCTTCGGGCTGGTACGGCGTGTACGCAGTGTAGAATTCGCCACGCATGGTCAGCGCGTCCACTGCCGCCGGAATGTAGTGGTCGTAGAAACCGGCACCCAGAAAACTCACCCTGTCGGTGGCGTTTTTTGTGGCCATGGCTTCAAGTTTGGAGAGAACCTCCATTTCGCTCAACCCCTCGGGCAGATCAAAGCTCTTGGGGCGCATGTCTTCCGTTATCTCGGCAAAAAGATCGTCCACGGAATTCACGCCGATAGTGGCGAGCATCTCCCGGACTTCATCTTCAGTATGAGGAACATACGGCATAGTATTACCTACTGGTGTAATAAATGGTGATAAAGAAGAAGGCCGAGACATGTGCCCCGGCCTTGAAAGTTCCCGTTAGTGGGCTTCGGATTCGACGACCGAGGTATATGCCTCAGCGTCCAGCAACCCCTCAGGGTCGCCCTTTATTTTAAACTTGAGCAGCCAGCCTTCGCCATATGGCTCTTCATTGACTTTTTCGGGGGCGTCTTCGAGGGCCTCGTTGACTTCAACGACTTCGCCAGTCACCGGGGCGTATATTTCGCTGGCGGCCTTGACGGATTCGACAGAACCCATTTCGGAACCGGCTTCAAAGGTGTCGCCGACTTCAGGCAGTTCGATAAAAGTCAGGTCGCCCAGTTGTTCCTGGGCAAACTGAGAGATGCCAACAGTGGCGATGTCACCTTCAACCATGACCCATTCGTGGGATTTGGCGTACAAAAGATCAGTGGGAATCATATCGTGCTCCTTTCTGGAAAAGTGGCTTTATAGTATTTTTAGATGGCTGTCCTTACCATGGGATTCATACTTTGGAAATTGTAAAAAAAATGACACTTTTGCTATTATTATCCCTTGTCACCAGATGAGAACCTCAAATCGCCAAAAAGCTGACGTTTCGGATCGTTTTCATTATTTTTTAACTGACAAGTGAGTGCGCTAAGAATCGTGCTCTTTCAGTGGTTTTATTCGGTAAATCAGAAGGGATAAGGCAATTGCCTACATACAAAGTGCCTGTGTTTTTAGCCTGAAGGAAGTGGGTAAACCGGTCAAAGGCTGTGAAGACGCCTTCGGCATTATTTTCAAAAGAATCTGCGCCTGTCGCCAGCAATCCAATTCGTTTCCCTTGTAAAAGTGATGTGTGCCCCGGTTTGAAGCACTGCGTTACAAAGGCGTTGCTTCGATCAATGAGAGTCTTGATTTGTGCAGAGAATCCCCAAAAGTAGACGGGAGTGGTAAACAGGATGACATCTGCCATAAGCATTTTCTGCATGATTTCATCGGCATCATCCTGCTGCACACAGGCTATTTCATTGGGGTACGCCAAGCACTTAAGACAACCGCGACAGCCTTTGATGGTTTTGTCATGGAGTGTGATTCGTTCGACGGTGTTCTTTAATGTATGCAATTCCTTTTCGATCAGCGTGAGGACAGTCGCCGTATTTCCTTTCTTTCTTGCGCTTCCAAGGAGGGTGAGTACCTTCATTCTTTATCCTTTCTGCATGCGGTTTCAAATGACTCTATTTTAATTTCATACACATTTTGTATGCATTATGAAATAGCAATGAGCCGCAGAACATATCACTTCTTTCTGTGAAAAGGCGTGGATAGTGTTACGAATTTTATTGACGATGCCACTGAGCAGTTGTAACTTGGCTCTCGAATATGAGCACAAACAAGATTATCACTCCGTTGAATAAACAATTTTCTCTCCTTGACCCAGGCTCCCGTGTAGACGTGGAAGTGGAAGGGACTCTCTGGCATCTTGATCGGGCCGCTGATCTGGAGGCCCTGTGGGACCAGATGGACGAGGCCGATCTCGGCGATGACGAACGATTACCGTATTGGGCTGAAGTATGGCCCGCCAGCGTTCTG
This genomic window contains:
- a CDS encoding flavodoxin family protein, coding for MKVLTLLGSARKKGNTATVLTLIEKELHTLKNTVERITLHDKTIKGCRGCLKCLAYPNEIACVQQDDADEIMQKMLMADVILFTTPVYFWGFSAQIKTLIDRSNAFVTQCFKPGHTSLLQGKRIGLLATGADSFENNAEGVFTAFDRFTHFLQAKNTGTLYVGNCLIPSDLPNKTTERARFLAHSLVS
- the gcvH gene encoding glycine cleavage system protein GcvH, whose translation is MIPTDLLYAKSHEWVMVEGDIATVGISQFAQEQLGDLTFIELPEVGDTFEAGSEMGSVESVKAASEIYAPVTGEVVEVNEALEDAPEKVNEEPYGEGWLLKFKIKGDPEGLLDAEAYTSVVESEAH